In Dyadobacter subterraneus, a single genomic region encodes these proteins:
- a CDS encoding LytR/AlgR family response regulator transcription factor, producing MKILIVEDEELSAERLHKLILTIDSSIHLLGLFPSVLQTIGYLADESSVKPDLIFLDIHLEDGEGFRIVESLNLMIPIIFTTAYDEYMLKAFKTNSIDYLLKPINPLELQASLTKFKKLSETFEKRITIEQVPDTEKYKDRFLCTAGSRFFTFKTTEIAYFTIEQRATFLRVFDGRHFAVEYSLDRLTQIIDPRQFFRINRTMLICFNAIENIQIISAGKLRLELNPALSKEIYVSPDRITEFKIWLGK from the coding sequence ATGAAAATACTTATTGTAGAAGATGAGGAATTAAGTGCAGAGCGATTGCACAAGCTAATTTTGACCATCGATTCGTCTATCCATTTACTTGGACTATTTCCCTCCGTTTTACAAACTATTGGATATCTTGCAGATGAATCGTCGGTGAAGCCAGATCTGATTTTTCTGGATATTCATCTTGAAGATGGCGAGGGTTTCAGAATTGTTGAGAGCCTGAATTTAATGATTCCCATTATTTTCACTACGGCTTATGATGAATACATGCTCAAAGCCTTTAAAACCAACAGCATAGATTATCTTTTAAAGCCCATTAATCCGCTGGAACTTCAAGCCTCGCTGACAAAATTTAAAAAACTGTCTGAAACTTTTGAAAAAAGAATAACCATCGAGCAAGTACCAGACACGGAAAAATACAAGGACAGGTTTTTATGCACGGCGGGTTCGCGTTTTTTTACCTTCAAAACAACCGAGATTGCCTATTTTACAATCGAGCAAAGAGCCACTTTTTTAAGAGTATTTGACGGCCGTCATTTTGCTGTTGAATACAGTCTGGATCGATTAACACAAATCATTGACCCGCGACAGTTTTTTCGGATAAACCGCACCATGCTGATATGCTTTAATGCTATTGAAAACATCCAGATCATTTCAGCAGGGAAATTGAGATTGGAACTGAATCCGGCCCTTTCCAAAGAAATTTACGTGAGCCCTGACCGTATTACCGAGTTTAAAATCTGGCTTGGAAAATAA